TCGCCTGCACCGTGCCTACAACCGCACCCGCGAAGGCGACTTCAGCCTGCATGGCCTGACCGGTTTCGATCTGGTCGGCAAAACTGTCGGCATCGTTGGCACCGGGCAGATTGGCGCAACCTTCGCGAAAATCATGCACGGATTCGGCTGTGAACTGCTGGCCTACGACCCGTATCCCAATCCCGAGGTGCTGGCCTTGGGCGCGCGTTATCTGAGCCTGCCGGAGTTGCTCGCGCAGTCGCGGATCATCAGCCTGCATTGCCCGCTCAACGAGCAGAGCAAGCACCTGATCAATCGCCAGTCACTGGCGCACATGCAGGCGGGGGCGATGCTGATCAACACCGGGCGCGGTGGTCTGGTGGACACCCCTGCGCTGATCGACGCGCTGAAGGACGGTCAACTCGGGTATCTGGGGCTGGATGTTTATGAGGAAGAGGCGCAGCTGTTTTTCGAGGATCGCTCCGACCTGCCGTTGCAGGACGATGTGCTGGCGCGCCTGCTGACGTTTCCCAACGTGATCATCACTGCGCATCAGGCCTTTCTGACCCGCGAAGCACTGGGCGCGATTGCCGCCACCACGCTGCACAACATCGCGACCTGGGCGGCAGGTGCGCCGCAGAACCAGGTCGAGGGTTGAACCGTCTTACTTGGGCAGCGAAGACGCCAGGATCAGCAAGCCCAGCCAACCGAAACCAAGCAGACGTTGCTTGCTCGAATGGCCGCTGCGCAGCAGGAACCAGACGAAAAACCCCGGCAACAGAAACACCATGATTTTCAGCCAGCCTTCCAGCGGACGGCTGCCATCAGCGTTGAGCGGTTGTTGTGCCTGGCGAGCCTCTTCCGCCGCCTGCTGACGACGACGGCGCCCTGCTGCTGCGGGCATCACTCTCGGTAGCGGTTCTGCCGCCGGAGGCAAAAACGCCTCGGGTACAGCCTTGTTGCGGGGCAGGCTGCCGAAGGAGATTGTCGCGGGCTGCGCCGCTGCCGCCGCGGACTGCGCCTGCATGGCAGCGTGTTCGGCCATCGGGGCGCCGCAGTGAATGCACACCAGCGCTTCGGAACTGATGCTCCGCTTGCATTCATAACATTCGATCAGCGCCATGTTCCGTTCCTTCAGATTCGGGGGCCGGCAGTTTGCCATGACTGTCGGTGCATTTGAACCGGATCGAAGGTCGCACGCGTGCATCATTCTGCAATCGAGCCCGTGCTAGCATGTCGCGCATATTTGGAGGACCCATGGTCGAACACGATTTCCGCTACACCCTGATGAACCCGCAACACACCCTCACCGAATGCCGCGCCCTGGTTCCGGGCCGCTATCAGGTGACCGGCAACGGTGGCTCGATCCGCATCGGCGATGCCCTGTTGGTCACGCTCAAAGGCAGCAAGGATCTGTCCATGCGCCTGACCGTCGACACAGTACGCCATCTGATCAACCCGCCGGGCCAATGGACCGCAATGACCACAGGCCCGGTGTTCGGCGAACTGGCGATTCACACCTGGCAGGTCAACTGCGACAGCTGCGCGAAAGAGCTGAGCTTTGAATTCGCCGTGGACGCCAAACTCGGCAAAACCGCGGAAAAACCGGCTGCCACCGCACGCATTGCCGAACTGGGCTGGAAGGCCGTTGGCGACAAACACCTGTGCCCGAAATGCCAGGAGCCTGCGTGATGAAACGGCTTGCCCTGACCGCGCTGATCGGTGTCGGCCTGGTCGGTTGCGCCGCAGAGCCGGTGCAACTGCAGCACAACCGCAGCTACATTCTGGAATGGATCGGCGAGCGGCCGTTGATGGATTACAGCCATCTGACCGTAACCCTCGGCGATGACGGTCGCGCCTACGGCAACGGCGGCTGCAACCATTGGTTCGCGCCCTATGCGCAGGACGGCGACAAGCTGACCTTCGGCAAGATCGGCAAGACCCGCAAGCTATGTGCCCCGGCGGTGATGGAGCAGGAACAGCGCTTTTTGCAGGCGCTGGAAAAAGTCGAGCGCTGGGACATTTCGCCGATCGAGCAGGTGCGCTTCTGGCCGGCTGAAGGCAAGCCGTTGCGTTGGTGGCTGGAAGAGGGCTGAGCCACACTCGCTGAACACCGCCTGATCGTTCCCGCGCTCCGCGTGGGAGCGCATCAAGTGACGCTCTGCGTCACAGGGACGCGGAGCGTCCCGGGCGGCATTCCCACGCAGAGCGTGGGAACGATCCTGATCGTCTTTGGCGGATGCATGATCGACTCGGTGTCTCAGGTCGATGTGTGACGAAAGACACCTCGGTCGGCCCCCTCTCCCTCTGGGAGAGGGCTGGGGTGAGGGGCTTCTGGCGATTTACTTCGTAGCCTGCAACGACTCGAGTTTGGCCATCACCCCCGCCGCCGTCTGCTCACCCAGCAATTGTTCACGCACCTTGCCCTTGTCATCGATGATGAAGGTCACCGGCAGCGCCTCACTGCGCGGCAGGTCGAACAGCTCTGCCGGATCCTGCGCGAGCACGGTGAACTTGATGCCGAGTTTCTCGCTGGCTTCTTTCAGCTCCGCGCCCTGCACATTGTCGAAATTGACCCCGAACACACCAACGTTCTTGCTCTTGAGTTCGTTAGCCAAATGGTTGAGCTCGGGGATTTCCGTGCGGCAAGGGCCACACCATTCGGCCCAGTAATTAAGCACAATCCAATGTTTGTCGAGACGTTCGGACGCTACCTTCTGGCCGTTCTGGTCGATCCCGTAATCATTGCCGCAGCCCCCCAGCATCAACGCCCCGATAATGGTCAATGCCGCTGCCAATCGCCTTGTCATGTCGTGTTCCTTGTGAAAATTCGAAAGCGCCTGCGACCCATCGCCTCTGACGGTTCTGGATTGCGCGCCGCACAGTTAGAATAGCCGCCACTTTACGCCAGAAGCGACCCGCCATGACCGATCTGACGCTTTATCACAATCCGCGCTGCTCGAAATCCCGCGCCGCCCTGGACCTGCTCGAAGCCCGCGGCTTGCAGCCGACTATCGTGCGTTATCTGGAAACGCCGCTGAATGCCGCGCAGATCAAGGCTCTGCTCGACAAGCTCGGAATCAGCGCGCGGCAGCTGCTGCGCACTGGCGAAGAGGAATACAAAACCCTGAACCTGGCGGACGCCAGTCTCAGCGAGCAGCAATTGATCGAGGCCATCGCTGCGCACCCGAAACTCATGGAGCGGCCGATTCTGGAAGTCGGCGACAAGGCCGTCATCGGTCGCCCGCCGGAAAACGTGCTGGAGTTGTTGCCATGAGCACGCTGTACATTCTGGTTCTCTATTACAGCCGCAGCGGTTCGACCAACGAGATGGCCCGGCAGATCGCCCGAGGTGTCGAACAGGCCGGAATGGAAGCGCGTTTGCGCACAGTGCCGGCGATTTCCACCGAGTGCGAAGCGGTGGCCGCGAATATTCCCGATGAAGGCGCGCTCTACGCCAGCCTCGACGATTTGAAGAACTGCGCCGGTCTCGCCCTGGGCAGTCCGACGCGTTTCGGCAATATGGCCGCGCCGCTCAAATATTTTCTGGACGGCACCAGCAACCTGTGGCTGACCGGCGCGCTGGTCGGCAAACCTGCCGGTGTGTTCACTTCCACCGCCAGCCTGCACGGCGGTCAGGAAACCACGCTGCTGTCGATGATGTTGCCACTGTTGCACCACGGCATGCTGATCACTGGCCTGCCCTACAGCGAATCGGCCCTGCTCGAAACCGAAGGTGGCGGCACGCCTTACGGCGCCAGCCATCACGCTGGTGCTGACGGCAAGAACGGTCTCGATCAGCACGAAATGGCGCTGTGTCGCGCCCTCGGTCTGCGTCTGGCGAAAACCGCGCAGAAACTGGTGGGCTGATGGCGAAGAAGCCGAAAGTCCTGCCCTCGGTGGCGTGGCTTGAGCCACGGGTGAAGGCGATGCGCGTGCTCAGCCTGCTGAGCTTTTTCGCCCTCGCCGGGTTGCTCGCCGCTTATTACCTGCTGTTCGCCGACCTGCATGGCGCGCGGCCGTGGGTGATTCTACTGGTCGAGCTGATCCCGTGGCTGGTGCTTGCCCCGGCGATGATCATGGGCAGCGCCCGTGGCCATTCGTGGATGTGTTTTGTGGTGAACCTGTATTTCATCAAGGGTGCACTGGCGGCGTACGACCCCAACCGGCAGCTGTTCGGCCTGCTGGAAATGGCCGCGAGCCTGGCGGTGTTCTGCTCGGCGCTGCTGTATGTGCGCTGGCGCTATCAGTTGAATCGCAAATTGGCTGGCGAAGGCGAAGTCTCCGTCGCCTGACAAATAGCTATCGCGAGCAGGCTCACTCCTACAGGGGATTTGTGTACGCCACAGATCCCCTGTAGGAGTGAGCCTGCTCGCGACAGGAGCGACTCGGTCTTAATGGTTGACGGTGTAGGCAAGCATCATCGAGATCTGGCTCATCGGCCGTCCGCCACTCTGTTCGTGCCACTGGTTGAAGGCGTTTTGCACCGTCGCCAGATCACGCTGGCTGGTCGGCACTTTGTCGACGATCTTCTGCGCATTCAGCGCAGCGACCACGTCGTAGCTCGGCACGAACGTGTCCTTGCCGACCATGCGCAAAAACCGCGGTGCCGACAGCCCGCCGAGTTGATGGCCATGTTTCTTCAGGTAAGTCCACAGGCCGACGATATCGGTCACCGGCCAGTCGGCGATCAGCGCGCCGAAGCTGCCCTTGTCCTTTTCCACATCGAGAATGAACTGCGCATTGCGCGGCACGCTTTTCAGCTTGCCCAGATGGCGGATGATCCGCGCGTCCTGCATCAGGCGCTCGAGGTGTTCGGCGCTCATCAGCACGACTTTTTCCGGATCGAACTTGAAGAACACTTCTTCGAACGCCGGCCACTTGGCGTCGACCAGGCTGTGCTTGAGCCCGGCGCGGAAAACCCGCAGGGCCATGGTCGACAGATAGCGATCGTCGCGGATCTTGCGCAGTTGTGCGGGGGTCTTGGGAACGGGCAGATGGGCTTCCAGTTCAGCCGCCGAACCAAAGCGGTTCAGACAGTATTCGTGCAGCCACTTGTAATCGCGCATGCCCTCTCCTGAGGTTTGGAATGAATAACCCTTGTAGGAGTGAGCCTGCTCGCGATAGCGGTGTGTCAGTCAGCAATGAAATATCTGACCGACCGCAATCGCGAGCAGGCTCACTCCTACAGGTTGGGTTTACAGATTGACGACATTGACGAAACGCGAAGCCGCGGTCTCGTCGATCTTCAGGCTGGTGAAGTCGAACAGGTTGCGGTCGGCCAGTTGCGACGGCACCACGTTCTGCAGGCTGCGGAAAATCGATTCGGTGCGGCCCGGGGTCTTGCGATCCCAGTCCTGGAGCATTTCCTTGACCACCTGACGCTGCAGGTTTTCCTGCGAGCCGCAGAGGTTGCACGGGATGATCGGGAATTGCTTGAGATCCGAGTAGGCCTGAATGTCCTTCTCGTTGCAGTACGCCAGCGGGCGAA
This genomic interval from Pseudomonas koreensis contains the following:
- a CDS encoding 2-hydroxyacid dehydrogenase, which produces MRTIFFSSQTYDRDSFVGADCPAGLELHFQAARLSLDTAALAEQHEVVCAFINDDLSAPVLERLAAGGTRLIALRSAGYNHVDLSAAKRLGLAVVRVPAYSPHAVAEHAVALILALNRRLHRAYNRTREGDFSLHGLTGFDLVGKTVGIVGTGQIGATFAKIMHGFGCELLAYDPYPNPEVLALGARYLSLPELLAQSRIISLHCPLNEQSKHLINRQSLAHMQAGAMLINTGRGGLVDTPALIDALKDGQLGYLGLDVYEEEAQLFFEDRSDLPLQDDVLARLLTFPNVIITAHQAFLTREALGAIAATTLHNIATWAAGAPQNQVEG
- a CDS encoding META domain-containing protein, whose translation is MKRLALTALIGVGLVGCAAEPVQLQHNRSYILEWIGERPLMDYSHLTVTLGDDGRAYGNGGCNHWFAPYAQDGDKLTFGKIGKTRKLCAPAVMEQEQRFLQALEKVERWDISPIEQVRFWPAEGKPLRWWLEEG
- a CDS encoding TlpA disulfide reductase family protein translates to MTRRLAAALTIIGALMLGGCGNDYGIDQNGQKVASERLDKHWIVLNYWAEWCGPCRTEIPELNHLANELKSKNVGVFGVNFDNVQGAELKEASEKLGIKFTVLAQDPAELFDLPRSEALPVTFIIDDKGKVREQLLGEQTAAGVMAKLESLQATK
- the arsC gene encoding arsenate reductase (glutaredoxin) (This arsenate reductase requires both glutathione and glutaredoxin to convert arsenate to arsenite, after which the efflux transporter formed by ArsA and ArsB can extrude the arsenite from the cell, providing resistance.) → MTDLTLYHNPRCSKSRAALDLLEARGLQPTIVRYLETPLNAAQIKALLDKLGISARQLLRTGEEEYKTLNLADASLSEQQLIEAIAAHPKLMERPILEVGDKAVIGRPPENVLELLP
- the wrbA gene encoding NAD(P)H:quinone oxidoreductase, yielding MSTLYILVLYYSRSGSTNEMARQIARGVEQAGMEARLRTVPAISTECEAVAANIPDEGALYASLDDLKNCAGLALGSPTRFGNMAAPLKYFLDGTSNLWLTGALVGKPAGVFTSTASLHGGQETTLLSMMLPLLHHGMLITGLPYSESALLETEGGGTPYGASHHAGADGKNGLDQHEMALCRALGLRLAKTAQKLVG
- a CDS encoding DUF2069 domain-containing protein, with protein sequence MAKKPKVLPSVAWLEPRVKAMRVLSLLSFFALAGLLAAYYLLFADLHGARPWVILLVELIPWLVLAPAMIMGSARGHSWMCFVVNLYFIKGALAAYDPNRQLFGLLEMAASLAVFCSALLYVRWRYQLNRKLAGEGEVSVA
- a CDS encoding DNA-3-methyladenine glycosylase I; amino-acid sequence: MRDYKWLHEYCLNRFGSAAELEAHLPVPKTPAQLRKIRDDRYLSTMALRVFRAGLKHSLVDAKWPAFEEVFFKFDPEKVVLMSAEHLERLMQDARIIRHLGKLKSVPRNAQFILDVEKDKGSFGALIADWPVTDIVGLWTYLKKHGHQLGGLSAPRFLRMVGKDTFVPSYDVVAALNAQKIVDKVPTSQRDLATVQNAFNQWHEQSGGRPMSQISMMLAYTVNH